In the genome of Falco naumanni isolate bFalNau1 chromosome W, bFalNau1.pat, whole genome shotgun sequence, one region contains:
- the LOC121080558 gene encoding histidine triad nucleotide-binding protein 1-like — translation MLFLVVPKEPITRFSEAEDSGESLPGHLMIVGKKRAAHLGLASGFRMVVDEGPEGGRPVYHVHLRLLGGRQWGWPPG, via the exons ATGCTTTTCCTAGTCGTGCCGAAGGAGCCAATTACCAGGTTTTCTGAAGCCGAAGATTCTGGTGAATCC cttcctggGCATTTAATGATTGTTGGCAAGAAGCGTGCTGCTCACCTGGGCCTGGCCAGTGGATTCCGGATGGTTGTGGATGAAGGGCCCGAGGGTGGGCGGCCTGTCTATCACGTACACCTACGTCTTCTGGGTGGCCGTCAGTGGGGCTGGCCGCCTGGCTAA
- the LOC121080553 gene encoding histidine triad nucleotide-binding protein 1-like gives MLFLVVPKEPITRFSEAEDSGESLLGHLMIVGKKRAAHLGLASGFRMVVDEGPEGGRPVYHVHLRLLGGRQWGWPPG, from the exons ATGCTTTTCCTAGTCGTGCCGAAGGAGCCAATTACCAGGTTTTCTGAAGCCGAAGATTCTGGTGAATCC cttctcgGGCATTTAATGATTGTTGGCAAGAAGCGTGCTGCTCACCTGGGCCTGGCCAGTGGATTCCGGATGGTTGTGGATGAAGGGCCCGAGGGTGGGCGGCCTGTCTATCACGTACACCTACGTCTTCTGGGTGGCCGTCAGTGGGGCTGGCCGCCTGGCTAA